The Pirellulales bacterium genome contains the following window.
GCTACTCGGCATCGCCGAAGGCTATCTGCGCCAGTTGGGCGCCGAACGCGGCCAGCCCACGAAGGGCAACCGCCGCAGCTATTCGGTCGGTGACATTGCGGACATTCGTCTGCAGCTCGACCAGGGTGCCCGCAGTGATCGCCGGTACGTGCCGCACCGCAGGGCAGGGGAGCACCTGCAAGTTATCACGGTCATGAACTTCAAAGGTGGCAGCGGCAAAACAACGACGGCCGCCCACCTCGCGCAATTTCTCGCCCTGCATGGCTATCGCACCCTCGCGATCGATCTGGACCCCCAAGCAAGCCTGACAGCCCTCTTCGGCCAGCAACCCGAGTTGAATGTCGGCGAAAACGAAACTTTGTTGGGCGCGATCCGCTACGACGAACACCGCCGGCCGATTGCCGAGGTCGTGCGGGAAACCTATATCCCAGGCCTGCATCTCATTCCGGGCAATCTCGAACTTCAGGAGTTCGAATACGACACCCCCAAAGCGCTGATGCAGCGCGAGCAGGGCGATACCCTGTTCTTCGCGCGCCTCGGCCAATCCCTAGCCGAGATTCAGGATCACTATGACGTCGTGGTGATCGACTGCCCGCCGCAGCTCGGATACCTGACGCTCGCCGCGCTGACCGCTGCCAGCTCCGTCCTGATCACCATCCATCCCCAAATGCTGGATGTAATGTCGATGAGCCAGTTCCTGCAGATGACAGGGGATCTGCTGGCCACCGTCGCCGATGCCGGCGCCGACACCGACTACGATTGGATGAAGTATCTGGTTACCCGTTATGAGCCCGGCGACGGCCCGCAAAATCAGATGGTCGCATTCTTGCGCTCCATCTTTGGCGAACACGTCCTCAATCACCCCATGCTCAAAAGCACCGCGATTTCCGACGCGGGGCTGACCAACCAGACGATCTTCGAAATCGAACGCAGCGCGCTCACCAAATCCACCTATGACCGCGCGATGGAGTCGGTCAACAACGTCAATTCCGAAATCGAGGCGCTCATCAAAGGCGCTTGGGGCAGGGCATCGTGAGCCGTCAGATCTTTGGCAAAACGCCAGCAGAAGGCGCCGGGAGCGAAACGCCTGCGGTGCCGGTCGAACCGCGCGTGGCGCGCAAGCCGCTCATGGGGTTAGAGACACTGGCCCCCCGCAAAGAAGGCCAGCCGGTGGGAGCGTTCGGCGCCTCGCTGAGCAAGCTAAACGAGCGCGGCAAGCATGCGGAAGAGATCGAGAAAAAGCTCGCGTCCGGCCAAATCATTGTTGAGCTCGATACCACGCTGATCGATCCGTCCTTCGTATCAGATCGCATGCCGCTCACCGACGCGGCATTGTCCGACTTGGTCGACGCGATCCGAGAAAGCACGCAGCTCAGCCCGATTTTGGTTCGCCCGCACCCCGACGTTCCGGGACGCTACCAAACGGCCTTCGGTCATCGCCGTGTCCGCGCCGTCTCCATCCTGGGTCTGCCGGTGCGCGCGATCGTGCGCGAGCTCACCGACGAAGAAATGGTGGTGGCGCAGGGCCAGGAAAACCACGCCCGCAAAGACCTGTCCTACATTGAGAAGGCGCAGTTCGCCCGTCGCTTGGAGAACCGGCAGTTTAGCCGCGCCACCATCATGGCGGCGCTGTCGATCTACAAAAGCGATCTGTCCAACATGCTGTCGGTCGCCCACACCATTCCGGAAGAATTGATCGAGGCCATCGGCCCGGCTCCCAACACAGGACGCCGGGGTTGGATTGAATTGGCCGAATTGCTCAAGACGGCCAAGCAAATCGACAGTGCACGCAAAGCAGCCGCCGCCCCGCTGACGCAGGCCCAAGACAGCGACGACCGCTTCCGTGCTGTGCTGTCGGCGCTGAAGCCCGCGCCGGCCAAGTCCAAGACGGACGTTCTGAAAGACGGGGAGGGGGCCAAGATCGGCAAGGTGGCTAGCAACGCGCACCGCCTGGTCGTGACGGTGGACCGCAAGCACGCGCCGGCCTTCGCCGACTATTTGGCGAAGAAACTTCCCGATCTGATGGCCGACTTCGCAAAACAGGCGGACGGAAAG
Protein-coding sequences here:
- the repA gene encoding plasmid partitioning protein RepA, translated to MAQKQAPVDRPSELKTLIRSHGDSLSRQLQAHHRTIFPPEAEKTIRNFNSAETAKLLGIAEGYLRQLGAERGQPTKGNRRSYSVGDIADIRLQLDQGARSDRRYVPHRRAGEHLQVITVMNFKGGSGKTTTAAHLAQFLALHGYRTLAIDLDPQASLTALFGQQPELNVGENETLLGAIRYDEHRRPIAEVVRETYIPGLHLIPGNLELQEFEYDTPKALMQREQGDTLFFARLGQSLAEIQDHYDVVVIDCPPQLGYLTLAALTAASSVLITIHPQMLDVMSMSQFLQMTGDLLATVADAGADTDYDWMKYLVTRYEPGDGPQNQMVAFLRSIFGEHVLNHPMLKSTAISDAGLTNQTIFEIERSALTKSTYDRAMESVNNVNSEIEALIKGAWGRAS
- the repB gene encoding plasmid partitioning protein RepB: MSRQIFGKTPAEGAGSETPAVPVEPRVARKPLMGLETLAPRKEGQPVGAFGASLSKLNERGKHAEEIEKKLASGQIIVELDTTLIDPSFVSDRMPLTDAALSDLVDAIRESTQLSPILVRPHPDVPGRYQTAFGHRRVRAVSILGLPVRAIVRELTDEEMVVAQGQENHARKDLSYIEKAQFARRLENRQFSRATIMAALSIYKSDLSNMLSVAHTIPEELIEAIGPAPNTGRRGWIELAELLKTAKQIDSARKAAAAPLTQAQDSDDRFRAVLSALKPAPAKSKTDVLKDGEGAKIGKVASNAHRLVVTVDRKHAPAFADYLAKKLPDLMADFAKQADGKDGT